TGACATTTATGATACCTGAAGAACAACTGAAAAAGCCGGGAAGCTGCGGAAAGGCAGCCCCAGGTGTAGATATCAAGTTGCTTGATGAAAATAATAATGAGGTTCAGATTGGAGAAGTAGGAAAAATATATGTGAAGAGCTCTTTTCTGTTAAGCGGCTATCATGAAAATCACGAAGCAACAAAAGCAAATTATTATGACGGCTATTTTACGGTAGGCGATATGGCCAGTATGGATAAGGACGGTTATTACTATATTGCAGACAGGGATGTTGATATGGTTATATCCGGCGGCGTTAATATCTATCCTGCCGAGATAGAGGAAGTGCTGCACAGTCATAAGGATGTTTACGATGCTTCGGTAATCGGTGTGCCCGATCAGAATTGGGGAGAAAGACTCGTTGCTTATGTGGTTCCCAAAGAAAATTCTACTGTCTGTGAGCAGGATATCACAGATTATGTTAAAGATAAGCTCGCATCGCATAAAAAGCCAAAGGAAGTAATCTTTATAGATGAGATCCCTTCTTCAACTTCAGGCAAGAAATTAAAACGTGTGCTTCGGGAGCAATATGCATTACAAGAAGTAATTGAGTCTCCCGGCAAGTATGATCGTTCAATGATGTTCGATGATCGAAAGCGTACATACCGTGTTTATATGCCTGTGGGCTTTACGCCCGGTAATCGCCTGCCTTTAGTATTGATGCTTCATGGTGGACAAATGACAGGCCTGCAAATGGAGAGAATTACAGGTTGGTCCGATACCGCCGATGAAAAAAACTTTGTGGTTGTATATCCCGATGCGATAGGAACATATAAAGACAGGCTGCATTGGAATGACTGCCGGATACCGGAAGTAGACGATGTATCGTTCTTATCGGCATTAATTGATGAATTAATAGAAAAAGCGAACGTCGATCCAAGTCGTGTTTATGTAACAGGATATTCTAACGGCGGTGGCATGGCCATTTATTTGGCAGCTGCCATTGCAAATAAGATAACGGCTATAGCTCCTGTTTCCGCAACAATCTTTAAAGATATGGACAAAAAGTGGCACCCGGATCGTTCTGTGCCTGTAATATATTTTCATGGGACAAGCGATGTATTCGCTTATTATGAAGGCGGAACTGCCGGTACTTATAAGGGGGCGAGTTTGTCTTCCGAAGAGTTTGTGCAATGGTGGGTAGATAAAAACGGCTGTGATCCTGAACCTGTTTATACCGAACTGGAAAAAGGGCCATCGGATCTTTCGATAAAATGCTATGTGTATGGAAAAGGTAGGGAAGAAGTAAAAGTAGTATTTTACAAAATAGAAGAAGGCGGCCATACCTGGCCCGGAAGGCCTAAGTTCTTTCCTGAAAAAATATTCGGCAAAACTGCAGTAAATCTTGATGCCAATGAGATCATATGGAAATTTTTCAGGGATTATAAACTACCGGAGAATGTATCTTCTTAATCTTTTTCTTCCTGAAATTTGTATGCGCACTCATAGCCAAACAATTACAAATTGAATCGGAATATTATTTTGACAAAAGTTAAATATCTGGTAATAGATTGAAAGGGCTCCTGTGGCCAAGTTAAATTATACTTGTATTTTAGACTTGAATCCTCAAAGCATCAGCAAAAGCAGATGGCAATCTCGTTTCATATACCATAATGCCATAATATTAACGATATTCTCCCACTTAATATACTGCAATTGAGAGGGCGGAATATAAGCGAGAGAAGGGTATATACCATAATGAAAATCTTTGTCACGGGCGGTGCCGGATATATCGGCAGCCATATTGTTAAGGCACTGGGTTTGCTGGGGCATGATATCCTGGTATATGATAACTTAAGCACAGGGCATCCCTGGGCCGTCCTTTACGGTAAACTTGTGCAGGGGGATCTTGCCGATCAGAAATATCTTGAAAAGACCTTAAATGATTTCCAGCCTGAGGCAGTTATCCATTTCGCTGCATCCATACAGGTGGAAGAATCTGTGCGTATACCATTACTATACTACCAGAATAACGTTGCTAATAGTCTGAATCTCCTTCAGGCTATGATTAGTTGCGGTATTACGCAACTGGTCTATTCCTCAACTGCCGCTGTTTATGGCATTCCGGAAACAATCCCAGTTGCAGAGACGGCTCCGTTGTGTCCCATCAATCCATATGGGGCGTCCAAGGTCATGGTGGAAGGTATCCTTCAGGATCTGGCGAAGTCGGGATCTTTTCGCTACATTGCCCTGCGATACTTTAACGTTGCCGGTGCAGATCCCGAAGGCCGCATAGGCCAGGCATATGCGAAAGCAACACATCTTATCACCCGGGCTTTAAAGACTGCCAAGGGAGAATACGAAAAGCTCTACATCTTTGGTACTGATTACCCTACGTCGGACGGAACCTGTATCAGGGATTATATCCATGTTAACGACCTTGCGGATGCACACATCAGGGCATTGGAATATCTCATGGCCGGAAAGGGATCTGATATCATGAATTGTGGTTATGGACACGGTTTCTCCGTAAAGGAAGTAGTGGCAACTGCCAAACGAGTTACCGGGATCGATTTCCCCGTACTTGAGACCGGTCGTCGTGCCGGAGATCCCCCAGCCCTCATTGCCAACAGCGACCGCCTCAGAAATAAAACAGGCTGGTTACCCAGCCATGATGATTTGGACTTTATTATCCGCACGGCCTGGGAATGGGAGCGTAAATTCAAATCGGAAGCTGCGGTATCCTGAAGATAGATAAGATTCTCTTTTTGCGTATTCGCGTTATATTTGTGCCTATGAAGATATTAAAAATGCATGATATAGATAAAGCAAATTATGCTAGAGTAAAAAAGTGTATGGGTTTGCCTCCAAATAATATTTGTATTATTTAAAGCAGTTAAAAAACAATGTATGTCTTTACCTAATCATTACGTATGAAATACCCTTCAACTGGTTCATTTAATCTGCAACCCGAAATATTTAAATAATGTTTAATATCAGAACATTATGCTAAATGGTTACAGTTGGTACATGTTTTGCTACATAAAATAATTTAAATTAAAAGCTCAACAGTATTGAATAATACCAGGCATGAGACGAAAATAAACTTTGGGATAATTTCCCCACAGAACAATTTTTTCGCAGCCTGGAGCCTTAAAGGTTATCGCATTATCGATTTATAGCAAAACACTCAGCAAATCATGAGGTGTTAAATTATATCTCATATTGTAATTCCATTCGGCTTCATTCAATCCTGGGTTACAAAATCCCATTTACTTATGGAAAAGTACAGTGCAAAAAGCAAATTAAAATTGGGGATCTGTTTTTTTACTTGACCTTTATAAAAAATTTATATAAATTGCTAAAAAATCTTTTCCTATGAATTTAAAGTCACAATTAATTATTCAGAGAACGCTATATAATACGTTTAAAGCGTATTAAGAATAAAGACAAAGACGAGTAGTTAAATAATATAGCCTAAAGCATCCTTTGTAAATTATACCCCGGTGAATGTGGGGTTGTAATTACAGTCAAGTATAAATAACGTATTAATCCTGATAAAGCGTAAGTGCTTAAACCAGATAGTCCTGAGGAGGAAGTAAACAATGAAAAAAGTCTTATTTGCTAGCATTGTGGCATTTATTGTTTTTGGCCTTACATCACTGGCTGCGGCAGTTCCGTCCAATGCAATCGATGATTATGCAGTTCAGTTTTATGCAATCGATGATGGTCGTGATGAAGGAAACGCAGATATTGCAATCCTTGATTTCAGCGATCCTCTTTTGGGTGATTTATTTTACAAAGTAGGAAGTGGGGTTTGGTCTATGTTTGCAGCCTCTACAGACTTGATAATTGAAGTGCCAACTACTGAAGCTTCAGATTGGAAAAATCTTGTTGCGTTGGCATTCAGGAAAGTTGATGGCAGCTATCTTTCACCTTTCAGTATTGCGTTCTTAGGTGAGAGCCTGACAAACCACCACTACGATTCACTTCTTATTTCCTGGACAGCGCTTTCAAAAACTTATATTTATAACGCCAATGGAGATGACAACCTTATGCCGGTTCATACACCTCTGCCTGGCGCTTTTTGGCTTTTTGGCTCTGGCATCCTTTGTCTGGCCGGTTATCGTACCAGGAAACAAAGCTGACTTGCAGCATTTGGGTACAGTTTTAAGATATGAATAACAAACGATGCATCGCCTGTTATTGCTCCGATAGTATTTCGCATCTGCCAATACTCACTTCAATAGAATAGTATTAGGATGCATAAATCTTTGAGATCGGCAGCAAAAGAAAACGAATAAACAAAGTGTTCAGGCACTTTTTCCTGCAATCAATAGAGCTAATTTCAAAACATTTCAGTTTGGTATAGATCAAGGTTGGAGAAAATATCAACCACAGTAATACATTAAGTATTACGAGGATTAAAATTTAAGCCCAACGCAGAGATCAGCCCAAATGGGTTTTTTTGCAACTGGAGCTATTAATAATATTAATTGGTAATATAAATGTTATTAATATTTAAAACCTCACATTTTTCTAAATAAAAAAAATAAATCATTATTAGTTAATCTGTATGCTATCTGTAGGTTGTCCTGTGTTAAATAAGTAATTTGATGGAGGCAAGTTCATTGGAGCAGTAATTCCACATACCAAAAGAGAATAAGCACGTGTCTATAATCTTTAAATCAATCCAGGAAATTAAGTAAGGTGAGATGTGTCCCAAAATATATTTACAAGAATTGAGCCACTTTCAAAACGTTTCAGTTTGGTCAAGCTCAAGGCGGGTGAAAATATCAACCACAGTAATACATTTAGTATTTCGAGGATTGAAATTTGAGCCCAACACAGAGATCGGCCAAAATGGGGCGTTTTGAAACTGGCTCGAATTGATGATGATAAATAACTTACAAAGAGGTACATAACAAATAGTATAAGTAACACAGGCAAGACATATTCCTTGGTTCTGCATGTGCTTCCCTTCAAAATTAATATCTATTGCAGAGCTACTAACCAGACAAGTAAAGGAAAAGGAGAAAAGAATGAAGAAAGTTATTATTTTAATGTTCTTATGTTTTTTGTTTATTGTGGGTTCGGCAAATGCTTCAATCGATTATTATTGTGAAAAACCGGCAGAGACAAATACGGCAACTCTCGGGCCTTTTACATTCGATATGACTATAGCTGGCGATCTTACGACCCCGGGTATGGTAACGATTAGCACGACTAGCTTAGGTGTTGATGATAGTTTGAATACATGGGCATGGCCTGCACCAATGACCGGGCCGGGCACGATTGCTGCCGGTGTTCTGAGTGTGGATGCTAGCCAAGATTACGATGTTGCGGCTTTCGGTTCAGTCTATACAGCAACTTTGAGAGCATTTACTCTTGATACTGTGGCAAATACCGGTACATTTATTTTAAGCCCATTTGGTGGCCAGGAAATGTATACCTGGCACTTTGACGCAACACCTGTTCCAATCCCCGGAGCGTTGTTACTGCTTGGTTCCGGCCTGATAGGCTTAGTTGGTATAAAGAGAAAAATTAAAAAATAAGAATTGTCTGAAGGGAAGCACGGGCAGGATCAATGGTGGTCCTGCCCTTTTTTTAACTTATACGATAGTAGTATTGCAGTATATATTTAATCCGGCTGAGATATTAAAAATAACCTTACGATAATAGAAACCAAACTTATTGTATTACTTCTTTTATGGATTTAAAAATTAAAGCAAATATTACAGGAAAACAATTTTCGGGTAGTTATTCAAAACTCTCCTATAATTTTCTCCTATTATTCTCAAAACCCCACAGTTTTCGTACTATATAAAAATATATTTTAAGTTGTTGCTTCTTCTGTTGATAAAAAGACAGTAAATTGCAAAAAAAATATAACATTTGAGAACTATTGCATTGTTTTACTAACAAATATTTGTTATAAGACCATGCTTAGGAAATTTGAGGGTAAAAAGGTTTTGCATTAATCCGATATCATGTTTTAAGACATTAGAAGAATACCATATTTTGGTTAAGAAAGGCTATAATCTCAACCACAGGAAGTCTTCGATTCTTTCGACAAATGAGATTTTAGCCCATTCGTGTTAATGGTACTAAGTGAAGCGTAAGTACTAACCGCCGCTCTTTGGCTTAAGGGGGGGTGTTATGCAAAGGATTCACGCTGTAACTGAGAGGGCGGAGCTGTATGCAGGGATGGAGAAAAATGCCGAGACCTTTGAAGAATGCTCAATTTTCAGAATTCACTATTATGTACTGATGAACATCCCCCTGGCTGCATATGCGCAATAAGATAAAAATAGTAACAGGTTTACTGGTTGTTACAATTGCCTTGGGGGGGCTCTGGTATGCCCCAAAATATCTCGTTTATGCAGACAAGCCGGTCAAGTCTGATGCTATTGTACTGTTTATTGGCTCAGAGTCAGATAACAAGGCACGTAAAAAGGAAGTGGATTTGATCATCAGACAAGGATTTACCACTTTACTTCTTATCCCTGCCTACAGGCAAATTCTGGATACGTCTGCAACTTCATTCAGCACAAAGCTTGAAACCTCGAGACAACCCCCTTTTTTACCCGGCCTCAAATTCAAATCCTATTATGAAGATACGCATATCGAAACACTGATAGCGAAAAAAATCATGGACAAATACGGGTTGGAGTCTGCTATCTTTGTCAGTTCCCCTTTTCACTTGCGCCGTATAAAATTGATTACAGAGAAAGTCTTTGGCAAAAAATCCTCAAAAATCGTCTTTGTACCTACCCGCTTTGAGACATCGCATAATAAAATATGGCAATATTCAGCATCGGATTGGAAGAATTTGGGAAGCGAATATATCAAAATAGCCTGGTTTTTAATGTATCATCAGATAGCTGCATACTGAAAGAAAAAGGCGGCTATTGTGCCATTTGATAAATGGGAGCGAACAGAGAAAGCGAAAGAGATTCTTGAGCAAGTGTATTTGCGTGGTAACATACAAGCACGCAGAAACAGCAGTTCTTCAGTAAATCCGGACTATTTACTTATAACAGAGGGATTGACCCTTTGAATCCTTGAACTGTAAACCGTGAACCATAAACTGCGAACCGTAAACTGTAAACCGTTTTTCATTGATGCACAGTAACTATAGATATAAAGGGCGCCCTCCCCTGTTTTTGCCGAATGTTGACAAAAAGGGTGGTTTGAAATATTATAAATTTCATTAATGTTTTTATATAATAAGTATTTATTGAAAGAGGTTTGCAGAGGATAATATGATTTCCCATCAAGAAACATCTTTTCAAAAGGCTATTGATGCAGTGGAGTCTCTTCCATTTGATGATCGTGAGGAACTTCTTGAGATTCTTAGAATGCGTGTTGCCGAAGAGAGGCGTGATGAAATTGCAGCCAATGCAAAGGAAGCATTGCAAGCTGTGCAAGAAAAGCGGGCACAATTCGGAACAGTGGAAGATTTGAAAAAGGATCTCTTAAAAGGTTGATGTACACTCTATCATGGTCAAATGGATTTCGTAGCGGGTTTAATAAGGCTACACGAAAAGATCCGGTTTTACAGGAGAAGATTTTCTTTGCACTGGAAAAGCTTTCAAGAGAGCCATTTGATCCGTCACTTTAGGCTCAAAAACTTCATGGAAAATTGTTTGGACTTTGGGTCTGCCAGGTCGAGTACGATTGCCGTATTGTATTTACATTTGCCAAAGATCCGGATAGCGGGAAAGATTAGATTGTTCTTGTTGATATCGGAAAGCATGATGAGGTGTATTAAAAAAATTCCGAACTCCCCGAATGGGGTTTGCTCAACACAGTTTTTCGTTAATGTACAGTAACTTTAAATATAAAGAATGTTCCATAGTTAACCCCCGGTTCCACCTTGAAAAAGATAAGTCCAATGCAAAAAGAACTTACACATAACGATGTAATAAACGGTTTAAAAACCGAAAAGGACTTCCTATGTAATAAATACGGTGTTATTGGAATCGGTTTATTCGGTTCATATGCCTTCGGAACTCCAAACAAAGATAGTGATATTGATCTTTTTATAGAATTCAAAGAGCCTAGATTCGAATATCTTGCCGGGCTTAAAATTTATCTTGAAACCAAATTTAATAAAAAGGTTGAAATTGTAAGGAAAAGCAAGAATATCAAAAACCGGTTTATTCAGAGCATAGAGTTATTTATGTCTGATAATTATACAACATATAATTTTGAAAGTGTTTTTGAAGCGATATTAATGATCGAAGAAAGGTTTTCTGAAATTCACCAGGCAGAGGATTTTGTTTTGTCCTCTTATGGTGTAGTTATACTAGATGGAAATTGCTATGAGATTGCAAGTAATTGGGGAATTAGTCAAAAAAATAGAAAAATCAGATCCGGCTATTCTTAATAACTTTCCAAATATTGAGTGGAATATGATTATAAGGTTGAGAGATATTATATCTCATCATTATGCCGTTATTGACCATGAGATAATCTATGATATATGCAAAAATCATATACCTGTTCTTAAAGCAGCGGTTTCAGAAATTCTTCATAAAACTAAAACATCGGGGTAATCATTCTAAATTACCTTCAAGCGTATCATATCAGTGAGGCGGGCCAGGAAAAAGGAGGTATCTTTTATATGGCTCAAAAAAAGATAGCTAAGAGTGCAAAGGAGTTTGACAGCAGGTTTGAGACTGGTGAGGATATATATGATTTGATAGATATGACTACAGCCAAAATATTGAGGCCCGGCAAAAAGGTTAGAATTACTCTTGATATGTCGGAAGATCTAGTAAAAGAAATAGATAGAATCAGAATGTCGATTGGCGTTGATCGTGCGGCATTAATAAAGATCTGGCTCCATGAAAGAGTCAAAGAGGAAAAGCATTCATCAGCACAATGATAAATATTCGTTTAAAACTTAAAACCGTGAACCGTAAACTGCGAACTGCGAACTGTAAACTGTTTTTCGTTAATGCCGCAGCAACTACAAATATAAAGGGCGTTCCCCCGTAGTCCTTTAATACACAGTAACTATAAATGTAAAGGGCGTCCCCCCGTAGTCCTGTGGGAGTAAAAAATGCAAACAATTACATTTGATATGGCATCCAAAAACCTTAAAAATGTTATTCTTAAGGCAATAAAGGATAAAGATGAAACAATTATTGCGACAGATGAAGGTTCTGTGGTTATCTTGGATGAAATAGAGTGGTTACATATAAAAGAAACTCTTAAACTGCTTAACGACAAAGAATCTTTGACCGCCTTGATTGAATCGCATGCTATTCGGGATAAAGGTGAGCAACCAAAGGGCATCAGCCCTGAGGAAGCATTTGACGATGTATAGAATAACAATCTTGAAGAAAGCTCAAGATGATTTGGATTGGCTCAGGAAAAATGATAGAAGCAGTTATATCAAATGCTTTGATTTGGTACGAGAATTGATTAGCAATCCAAGAGGCGGTACTGGTAAGCCGGAACGACTTAAATATTTTGAAAAGGAAGTATACAGCCGTCGTCTAAACCATAAAGACCGTATGATTTATACTATTTATGAATCACTTAAAGAAATAGATATTACTTCATTCCGTGGCCATTATAATTGAGGAGATGATCTTATCTCTCGACCCTTAAATCCTGAATACCTTACGAACTTATGAGCTATAATTTACCTTACCGTAAACTGTGAACTGTGAACCGTGAACTGTGAACTGTAAACTATTTTTCATTAATACACAGTAACTACAAATATAAAGGGCGTCCCCCCATCGCCCCCCTTACCGTAAACCGTAAACCGTGAACCGTGAACCGTAAACCGTTTTTTGTTAATGCCGCAGCAACTACAAATATAAAGGGCGTCCCCCAAGTCGTCCCTTGAAAGGAGGTACCCTAATGAAAAACAAGCATATGTATAAACATATAATATTTATCATAACGTTCAGTATCGTTCTATTTTTCTATGGGTGGGCACAAAGCTATACTTCTGTAACCCAGCCGCCTCCGGATACTCTGCCGTTACATACCTATTATGTGGCCACTACTGGCAATGATTCCAATCCTGGTACTATAGGCAGGCCCTTTAAAACATGGTCTAAGGCTTGGGCAGCAGTTGTAGCTGGGGATATAGTATATATACGTGGCGGGGTTTATTATCCTGA
The Pseudomonadota bacterium genome window above contains:
- the galE gene encoding UDP-glucose 4-epimerase GalE, with the translated sequence MKIFVTGGAGYIGSHIVKALGLLGHDILVYDNLSTGHPWAVLYGKLVQGDLADQKYLEKTLNDFQPEAVIHFAASIQVEESVRIPLLYYQNNVANSLNLLQAMISCGITQLVYSSTAAVYGIPETIPVAETAPLCPINPYGASKVMVEGILQDLAKSGSFRYIALRYFNVAGADPEGRIGQAYAKATHLITRALKTAKGEYEKLYIFGTDYPTSDGTCIRDYIHVNDLADAHIRALEYLMAGKGSDIMNCGYGHGFSVKEVVATAKRVTGIDFPVLETGRRAGDPPALIANSDRLRNKTGWLPSHDDLDFIIRTAWEWERKFKSEAAVS
- a CDS encoding AMP-binding protein, which codes for MDLDDYIKNIGTEMLGIANHAKRIPEHPAIIMEDITVSYKELDKTGNILANSLLQHKIAANSRVSVLMSNCPEMIYIWHACGKIFTTPVFINYRFKEDEVAHIVNDSKSKILIYDHKFEKIISGAKDKIENSDLIYVCANGPAKSDSIGFKDLINADNDTDPGLQNPSLGMASSLIYTSGTTGRPKGVVRNSKNRLNMMLLYAFITGWDFSDKHIVAGPLCHTAPLSFASCSFLFGNPVVIMTKFDAVNFLELIQKHRITTTFVVPTMLNRICSLPEEILKKYDVSSLRLIIVTGEAFPFALKKKAVEIFGNDKIYEMYGGTELSCVTFMIPEEQLKKPGSCGKAAPGVDIKLLDENNNEVQIGEVGKIYVKSSFLLSGYHENHEATKANYYDGYFTVGDMASMDKDGYYYIADRDVDMVISGGVNIYPAEIEEVLHSHKDVYDASVIGVPDQNWGERLVAYVVPKENSTVCEQDITDYVKDKLASHKKPKEVIFIDEIPSSTSGKKLKRVLREQYALQEVIESPGKYDRSMMFDDRKRTYRVYMPVGFTPGNRLPLVLMLHGGQMTGLQMERITGWSDTADEKNFVVVYPDAIGTYKDRLHWNDCRIPEVDDVSFLSALIDELIEKANVDPSRVYVTGYSNGGGMAIYLAAAIANKITAIAPVSATIFKDMDKKWHPDRSVPVIYFHGTSDVFAYYEGGTAGTYKGASLSSEEFVQWWVDKNGCDPEPVYTELEKGPSDLSIKCYVYGKGREEVKVVFYKIEEGGHTWPGRPKFFPEKIFGKTAVNLDANEIIWKFFRDYKLPENVSS
- a CDS encoding CopG family transcriptional regulator, with the translated sequence MAQKKIAKSAKEFDSRFETGEDIYDLIDMTTAKILRPGKKVRITLDMSEDLVKEIDRIRMSIGVDRAALIKIWLHERVKEEKHSSAQ
- a CDS encoding Txe/YoeB family addiction module toxin — its product is MYRITILKKAQDDLDWLRKNDRSSYIKCFDLVRELISNPRGGTGKPERLKYFEKEVYSRRLNHKDRMIYTIYESLKEIDITSFRGHYN